The following are encoded in a window of Ignicoccus islandicus DSM 13165 genomic DNA:
- a CDS encoding helix-turn-helix domain-containing protein, with the protein MSSKLFRRPTVVRAILLLQEEGELNLNALAKRLGTNRHRLKKYLDELSEYGIVEKTSNTPAVYKLKVSMEEILKVSSREMY; encoded by the coding sequence ATGAGCTCTAAGTTGTTTAGGAGACCTACCGTCGTGAGAGCAATTCTACTACTTCAAGAAGAAGGAGAACTGAATCTCAATGCCCTTGCTAAACGCCTTGGAACTAATAGACATCGGCTAAAGAAGTATCTAGATGAGCTAAGTGAATATGGAATCGTTGAAAAAACCTCTAATACACCAGCCGTATATAAGCTAAAAGTAAGTATGGAGGAAATTTTGAAAGTTAGTTCAAGAGAGATGTATTGA
- a CDS encoding ORC1-type DNA replication protein yields MSIFDKVRNQRNKIILNKEVLSPSYVPPQLIHRTHKEEELAKYFLDLLEEPGKNYSYAIISGPQGVGKTHLALHFYNELKEAFKKEVGKDLLRAHINCYLGYRSLSQILRGITTSMRLGTPTRGISNTEMLEYIFRALDKSDKYLLVILDDFQYALYNDRDIARFFARLDERFSSREQRIHVIIIVNSINTFLAYANDEKLKNWKRKHVYMPPYSQAELFDILRDRRDRAFYPNTVPDEIILEISKWIGVDTGKSLGAHSGSARLAIETLKLSAERAESLGKQQVDTEDLRYAWAELNKQGDLMIVSELVERLNDHELLFLYSLASVLEVTGESYVRIGKVEEEYRMLCETLGIEPRKHTQIYEYARRLSNLGIIRRENPTKGMRGRSTLLSIEFPLTPFKEKLIQVLRRRNYEL; encoded by the coding sequence ATGAGTATTTTTGACAAAGTAAGAAATCAAAGGAACAAAATAATATTGAATAAAGAGGTTCTCTCGCCTTCCTACGTTCCACCTCAGTTGATTCATAGAACACATAAAGAAGAGGAACTAGCGAAATACTTTCTTGACCTATTAGAAGAACCTGGAAAGAATTACTCATATGCTATAATAAGTGGACCTCAAGGCGTAGGAAAAACCCATCTAGCCTTACATTTCTACAACGAGCTTAAGGAGGCGTTCAAGAAAGAGGTAGGAAAGGATTTATTGAGAGCTCATATAAATTGTTACTTAGGCTATAGGTCCCTCAGTCAGATACTTCGCGGAATAACGACCTCCATGAGGTTGGGGACACCCACACGGGGTATATCAAACACCGAAATGCTTGAGTACATCTTCAGAGCTCTTGATAAGAGCGATAAGTACCTCTTGGTAATCCTAGACGATTTCCAATATGCACTTTATAATGATAGAGATATAGCAAGATTCTTCGCAAGACTCGATGAGAGATTTAGTTCACGTGAACAACGTATACATGTCATAATCATTGTAAATAGTATTAACACATTTCTGGCTTACGCAAATGATGAGAAATTGAAGAACTGGAAGAGGAAACACGTATATATGCCGCCTTACAGCCAAGCTGAACTCTTCGACATACTAAGAGATAGAAGAGATAGAGCCTTCTATCCAAACACAGTTCCGGATGAAATAATACTCGAAATCTCGAAATGGATAGGTGTTGATACAGGTAAGTCTCTTGGAGCGCACTCGGGCAGTGCCAGACTTGCCATAGAAACCTTGAAATTGAGTGCAGAGAGGGCAGAGAGCCTAGGAAAACAACAAGTTGATACAGAAGACCTAAGATACGCTTGGGCAGAGCTTAATAAACAAGGTGATTTGATGATAGTCTCTGAGTTGGTTGAAAGGCTTAACGATCATGAATTGTTGTTCTTGTATTCCTTAGCCAGTGTTCTCGAGGTTACAGGTGAAAGCTATGTTAGAATAGGTAAGGTAGAAGAAGAATACAGAATGTTATGTGAAACTCTTGGAATAGAACCTAGAAAACACACTCAGATCTACGAGTATGCGAGACGACTCTCCAATCTAGGAATAATAAGGCGTGAGAATCCAACTAAAGGAATGAGAGGAAGGAGCACATTATTATCAATAGAGTTTCCACTTACTCCATTTAAAGAAAAATTGATCCAAGTTCTGAGGAGGAGAAACTATGAGCTCTAA